One part of the Salvelinus sp. IW2-2015 linkage group LG28, ASM291031v2, whole genome shotgun sequence genome encodes these proteins:
- the LOC111954345 gene encoding alpha-N-acetylgalactosaminidase — MRFAVALCVLALFVATLALDNGLMRTPPMGWLAWERFRCDIDCQNDPKNCISEVLFRDMADRLAEDGWRELGYVYVNIDDCWASKDRDSNGRLQADPKRFPSGIPNLASYIHDRGLKLGIYGDMGTLTCGGYPGTPLDKITIDAQTFADWKVDMLKFDGCYSNATEQEQGYPAMSKALNATGRPIGYSCSWPAYQGGLPPKVNYTQLGEICNLWRNYGDIEDSWNSVLSIADWFFNNQDVLQPAAGPGRWNDPDMLLVGDFGLSMDQSRSQMALWAIMAAPLFMSNDLRTISSGARTILQNKVAIGISQDPMGIQGRRLIKEKSGIEVFWRPLSDKASALVFFSRRTDMPYRYQASLGQLNYTTGSYKIYDVFAEREMPTLKDSTHFVVSINPSGVVMWYISAPADQENTHIGGKLRGPAFHRHANGISPIVL, encoded by the exons ATGCGATTTGCAGTAGCATTGTGTGTGCTGGCGCTCTTTGTGGCCACCCTTGCCCTGGACAATGGTCTGATGAGGACCCCTCCTATGGGCTGGTTGGCATGGGAACGCTTCCGCTGTGACATCGACTGTCAGAACGACCCCAAGAACTGCATCAG TGAGGTTCTGTTCCGGGACATGGCAGACAGGCTGGCTGAGGACGGCTGGAGGGAGCTGGGATATGTCTACGTCAACATAGATGATTGCTGGGCCTCCAAGGACAGAGACAGTAATggacgcctgcaggctgaccctaAGCG GTTCCCAAGTGGGATCCCCAACCTGGCGAGCTACATCCATGACCGGGGGCTGAAGCTGGGTATCTACGGGGACATGGGCACACTCACATGTGGAGGGTACCCTGGGACCCCCCTGGACAAGATCACTATAGACGCTCAGACTTTCGCTGACTGGAAAGTGGACATGCTGAAGTTTGACGGCTGCTACTCCAACGCTACGGAGCAGGAGCAGG GCTACCCTGCCATGTCGAAGGCTCTGAACGCTACCGGACGCCCCATTGGCTACTCTTGCAGTTGGCCAGCCTACCAGGGTGGACTCCCACCCAAG GTGAACTACACCCAACTGGGAGAGATCTGTAACCTGTGGCGTAACTATGGTGACATAGAGGACTCGTGGAATAGTGTGCTGAGCATTGCTGATTGGTTCTTCAACAACCAAGACGTMCTGCAGCCTGCAGCTGGACCCGGCCGGTGGAATGACCCTGACATG CTGCTGGTCGGGGACTTTGGGCTGAGCATGGATCAGTCTCGGTCTCAGATGGCTCTGTGGGCCATCATGGCTGCTCCTCTCTTCATGTCCAACGACCTGAGGACCATTAGCAGCGGGGCACGCACCATCCTGCAGAACAAGGTGGCCATCGGCATCAGCCAGGACCCCATGGGCATCCAGGGTAGACGCctgatcaag GAGAAGAGCGGTATTGAGGTGTTCTGGCGCCCTCTGTCTGATAAGGCCAGTGCTCTAGTGTTCTTCAGTCGTCGTACTGACATGCCTTACCGCTACCAGGCCTCCCTGGGACAACTCAACTACACCACTGGCAGCTACAAG aTCTATGATGTGTTTGCGGAGCGGGAAATGCCCACACTGAAGGACTCCACACACTTTGTTGTGTCCATCAACCCCTCGGGTGTGGTCATGTGGTATATCTCAGCCCCTGCTGACCAGGAGAACACCCACATCGGGGGAAAGCTCAGGGGACCCGCCTTCCATCGCCACGCCAACGGTATCTCACCCATCGTACTGTAA